From a region of the Impatiens glandulifera chromosome 4, dImpGla2.1, whole genome shotgun sequence genome:
- the LOC124934073 gene encoding chlorophyll synthase, chloroplastic-like produces the protein MASLINTTVSSLLLSNSKSIRFTTSLTKTPISLSFAHRRLTVRATGTEKESGVKPQVPDKAPVDGGSSFNQILGIKGAKQEKDIWKIRVQLTKPVTWPPLIWGVVCGAAASGNFHWTPEDVAKAVVCMLMSGPCLTGYTQTINDWYDRDIDAINEPYRPIPSGAISEDEVITQIWVLLLAGLGLAGILDIWAGHTVPIIFYLALGGSLVSYIYSAPPLKLKQNGWTGNFALGASYISLPWWAGQALFGTLTPDIIVLTLLYSIAGLGIAIVNDFKSVEGDRAMGLQSLPVAFGSETAKWICVGAIDITQISVAGYLLGADKPYYALALLGLIVPQVFFQFKYFLKDPVKYDVKYQASAQPFLILGLLVTALATSH, from the exons ATGGCTTCACTAATCAACACTACAGTCTCCTCCTTACTCTTATCTAACTCCAAGTCCATTCGCTTTACCACTTCACTTACTAAGACGCCAATTTCACTCTCCTTCGCTC ATCGGAGACTGACGGTTAGAGCTACAGGCACTGAGAAAGAAAGTGGAG TTAAACCTCAGGTGCCGGATAAAGCCCCTGTTGATGGTGGATCCAGCTTTAATCAGATCCTCGGCATCAAAGGAGCTAAACAAGAGAAG GATATATGGAAGATCCGAGTTCAACTTACAAAACCTGTTACCTGGCCTCCATTGATTTGGGGAGTAGTTTGTGGTGCTGCTGCTTCTG GAAATTTTCATTGGACGCCAGAGGATGTCGCCAAAGCAGTTGTATGCATGCTAATGTCTGGTCCTTGCCTGACTGGATATACACAG ACAATCAATGATTGGTATGATAGGGATATTGATGCTATTAATGAACCTTATCGTCCCATTCCATCAGGTGCCATATCCGAGGATGAG GTCATTACCCAAATATGGGTGCTGCTTCTAGCAGGTCTTGGATTGGCTGGTATTTTGGATATTTGG GCAGGGCATACCGTCCCTATAATATTTTACCTTGCTTTGGGTGGATCCTTGGTCTCTTATATTTATTCAGCACCACCTTTAAAG CTTAAACAGAATGGCTGGACTGGAAATTTTGCTTTAGGAGCTAGCTATATTAGTTTACCTTG GTGGGCTGGTCAAGCTCTGTTTGGAACACTTACACCCGATATAATCGTCCTTACTCTCTTATATAGCATAGCGGGG TTGGGCATTGCCATTGTAAATGACTTTAAAAGTGTCGAAGGAGATAGAGCAATGGGACTTCAG TCACTTCCAGTGGCGTTCGGTTCTGAGACTGCCAAGTGGATCTGCGTTGGTGCTATTGATATAACTCAGATTTCAGTTGCTG GTTATCTGCTTGGTGCTGACAAGCCATATTATGCATTGGCTTTATTGGGATTGATAGTTCCACAAGTATTTTTCCAG TTCAAATATTTCCTTAAAGACCCGGTCAAATACGATGTCAAATACCAG GCTAGCGCTCAGCCATTCCTCATTCTTGGTCTCTTGGTTACTGCCTTAGCCACTAGCCACTGA
- the LOC124935664 gene encoding protein SCO1 homolog 1, mitochondrial, whose amino-acid sequence MATLLSRKTHLRSICRSISSCANHLRSQKQPFPTSHGDSRILLNHPKPFLQSVHSLKDLHLGGGFDTYCRYMCSGSSALKQPNSDSTGSSEGNSGGEDKSDQSQQTGDQGKAVRGGPVSWLSFILLAITGGGILAYYDREKKHHIEEINNASSAVKQGPSVGTPAIGGPFNLIDHNGKAVSNKDFMGKWTVIYFGFTHCPDICPDELQKLALAVDKIKEKARIEIVPVFISVDPERDTVEQVRDYVLEFHPKLIGLTGSADEVKKAAKAFRVYYMKTEEEGSDYLVDHSIIMYLMDPNMEFVKFFGKNYDVETLTDGIVQEIKQYKKVK is encoded by the exons ATGGCGACTTTGCTATCGAGAAAAACTCATCTTCGCTCCATTTGTCGTTCTATCTcttcttgtgcaaaccatctgAGGTCCCAGAAGCAACCATTTCCTACTTCTCATGGAGATTCAAGGATTCTGCTCAATCACCCTAAGCCATTTCTTCAATCGGTTCACTCTCTCAAG GATCTTCATCTTGGCGGTGGATTTGATACGTACTGCAGATACATGTGCAGCGGTAGTTCAGCTTTGAAACAGCCAAATTCTGATTCCACTGGATCTTCAGAAGGGAATTCCGGTGGAGAAGACAAGTCTGATCAGTCGCAGCAGACTGGCGATCAAGGGAAAGCTGTTAGAGGAGGG CCTGTTTCGTGGTTGAGCTTTATACTGCTGGCTATAACCGGAGGAGGAATATTAGCTTACTATGATCGGGAGAAGAAGCATCATATAGAAG AAATAAACAATGCTTCAAGTGCAGTGAAACAGGGTCCTTCTGTGGGTACTCCTGCCATTGGAGGTCCATTCAATCTTATAGATCACAATGGGAAAGCAGTTAGTAATAAAGACTTTATGGGCAAATGGACAGTAATTTATTTTGGCTTCACTCATTGCCCTGATATCTGCCCAGATGAACTACAAAAGCTTGCCTTGGCAGTTGATAAAATAA AGGAAAAAGCAAGGATAGAAATTGTACCTGTGTTCATCTCAGTTGATCCAGAGCGTGACACAGTTGAACAAGTTCGTGATTATGTGTTAG AATTTCATCCAAAGTTAATTGGTCTTACCGGTAGTGCCGATGAAGTAAAGAAAGCTGCAAAGGCTTTTCGAGTTTACTATATGAAGACTGAagaggaaggatctgactatcTTGTGGACCATTCAATAATCAT GTACTTGATGGATCCTAATATGGAGTTTGTGAAGTTCTTTGGGAAGAACTATGATGTGGAAACACTTACAGATGGTATAGTCCAAGAAATAAAGCAGTATAAAAAGGTTAAATAA
- the LOC124934388 gene encoding mitochondrial succinate-fumarate transporter 1, with protein MTEGKQNRNNNAIPPYVKAISGSIGGVIEASCLQPIDVIKTRLQLDRAGAYKGIAHCGTTVVRTEGVRALWKGLTPFATHLTLKYALRMGTNAVLQSGFKDPQTGQLSNRARLVSGFGAGVLEALVIVTPFEVVKIRLQQQKGLSTELLKYKGPIHCATTIVREEGLFGLWAGASPTVMRNGTNQAAMFTAKNAFDSFLWKKHEGDGKVIQPWQSMISGFLAGTVGPICTGPFDVVKTRLMAQSRSVDGEMKYRGMVHAISTIYKEEGLRSLWKGLLPRLMRIPPGQAIMWGVADQVMGFYERKYMSNATL; from the exons ATGACGGAAGGTAAGCAAAATCGCAACAATAATGCAATCCCTCCATATGTGAAAGCTATCTCTGGATCGATCGGAGGTGTCATAGAAGCATCCTGCCTGCAACCGATTGACGTCATTAAGACTCGTCTTCAGCTCGATCGCGCAGGCGCATACAAAGGAATCGCACACTGTGGAACCACTGTAGTTCGAACCGAAGGAGTCCGAGCTCTATGGAAAGGACTGACGCCATTCGCAACTCACCTGACCTTGAAATACGCTCTTCGAATGGGAACCAATGCAGTTTTACAGTCGGGGTTTAAGGATCCCCAGACGGGACAACTCAGCAATCGAGCTAGACTTGTTTCAGGATTCGGCGCTGGTGTGCTTGAAGCTCTTGTTATCGTTACTCCTTTTGAG GTGGTGAAGATAAGACTACAGCAGCAAAAAGGGTTGAGTACCGAACTTCTAAAGTACAAGGGGCCGATACATTGTGCTACAACAATAGTCCGCGAAGAAGGACTTTTTGGTCTTTGGGCCGGTGCTTCCCCAACTGTAATGAGAAATGGGACAAACCAAGCTGCCATGTTCACTGCTAAGAATGCTTTCGACAGTTTCTTGTGGAAAAAACACGAAGGTGATGGTAAAGTGATTCAACCGTGGCAATCTATGATTTCAGGGTTTCTAGCAGGAACAGTTGGTCCAATCTGCACAGGCCCGTTTGATGTTGTGAAAACGAGGTTAATGGCTCAGAGTCGTTCGGTTGATGGTGAGATGAAGTATAGAGGAATGGTGCATGCAATTTCTACTATATATAAAGAGGAAGGATTAAGGAGCTTATGGAAGGGATTATTGCCTCGGCTTATGAGGATTCCACCCGGTCAAGCTATTATGTGGGGGGTGGCTGATCAAGTCATGGGATTCTACGAGAGGAAGTACATGTCAAACGCGACGCTGTAG